A section of the Tachysurus fulvidraco isolate hzauxx_2018 chromosome 7, HZAU_PFXX_2.0, whole genome shotgun sequence genome encodes:
- the LOC125145121 gene encoding C-type mannose receptor 2-like — MKLNLLLLLCLTGHITVDVSHVRTVHHQYYLIMTGATWSDAQSYCREKYTDLATVVTDEDWTRLESEAASKGLASSAWNGLYNAIDSWGWSLNKLPLKNVLYTNWYPGEPNLHVGNVSCGLFISGGYWADITCTELRPFICYNANFSGASKFIGISSPYLTWLDAQAYCRTHHTDLASSLNSSDNNLILQLRDIQGDSWFGLNGVVWTWSDGTIASNLPWGSGQPDNAGGNENCAEGIGGYNDIPCNNVYYFFCHTIIPVREQQLVRLQVKSDGSVLDPAVQSSILEQIKQKLKEHGMLENTTVTWRVWPDGNIFKKQNKDDL; from the exons ATGAAGCTCAATCTACTTCTTCTGCTCTGTCTCACTG GTCACATCACAGTCGATGTATCCCACGTGCGTACAGTCCATCATCAATATTACCTGATAATGACCGGCGCAACATGGTCTGATGCCCAGAGTTACTGCAGGGAGAAGTACACTGACCTGGCAACAGTTGTAACTGATGAAGATTGGACAAGACTTGAGAGCGAAGCAGCAAGTAAAGGCCTGGCATCATCTGCCTGGAATGGATTGTACAACGCTATCGATAGCTGGGGCTGGTCCTTAAACAAGCTCCCACTGAAGAATGTCCTTTATACAAACTGGTATCCTGGAGAGCCCAATCTTCATGTTGGAAATGTATCATGTGGTCTATTTATTTCAGGTGGATACTGGGCAGATATAACTTGTACCGAACTGAGACCTTTCATATGCTACAATG CTAATTTCAGTGGTGCTTCCAAGTTCATCGGCATCTCTAGTCCTTATCTGACCTGGCTTGATGCTCAGGCTTACTGCcgaacacatcacacagacttggCCAGCTCGCTTAACAGCTCAGATAACAACTTGATATTGCAGCTGAGAGATATCCAGGGTGATTCCTGGTTCGGACTCAACGGAGTTGTGTGGACGTGGTCAGATGGGACCATTGCTTCAAACCTACCATGGGGTTCTGGACAACCTGATAATGCCGGAGGAAATGAGAACTGTGCAGAGGGTATCGGAGGGTACAATGATATACCCTGCAACAACGTGTACTATTTCTTCTGTCACACCA TTATACCAGTCAGGGAGCAGCAGCTTGTGAGACTGCAGGTGAAGTCTGATGGCAGTGTGTTGGATCCTGCTGTACAGTCATCTATTTTAGAGCAG ATAaagcagaaactgaaagaaCATGGCATGTTGGAGAACACCACAGTAACCTGGAGGGTGTGGCCAGATGGAAACATCTTCAAGAAGCAAAACAAAGATGAtctataa